A genomic segment from Verrucomicrobiia bacterium encodes:
- a CDS encoding autotransporter-associated beta strand repeat-containing protein gives MNSSHLKRFGFLSAIIGAGVATAPAADISLTANDPFGESSFNTSGTWQNAAPPSPGNDYFTGNFRMRTPADGNSYTFGGNSLAANNTPAADASAGIGYKGLGTNGVLTANWVLDGGQIYHLNGVTDLFQLAGTLTITPNGGELWAKQGDLLVLAPITGAGPLTIPATDAPAETGARFVNLRGNNSGYTGVITLIGKLSVIAEENLGGNPSTLVPNQLAFEGGILSTTNTFTIDDANRGLNVGASGTINVSNPDTNTVSVLTISSPLSGFGGLTKTGNGTLALSGANNEFFGGVTVSAGRLNLQSPTALGFGTLTLNAGALLDNASGGDITLVNNNPQTWTGNFSFVGTRNLDMGTGGAALNANVAVTVSNQTLTVGAITDDGGLRSLTKQGPGTLAINGGAFYGGSTFVNEGVLSLIGNVFISSPVVNIASNAVLNVGGSGLLLNSGQVLTGGGTVNGTVSDSAGATIDPGAGIGTLAVNGNLTLNGGTVNFQLSGATTPGAGVNDLVTVSGQLNAAGPATVNVIGTPAVGTYTLFDYGTFSGNLANLTVPPGFALNNNVAAGTIELVVTHVPQALTWQGDGTANVWDLGITPNFRLNGTPQPFFTGDAVTFDNTGSGVPPVNLAGDLSPSSVVVNSSQNYTFTGGGLLTGSLTKSGTGTLVLDNTNSYTGATVINGGILQLGDPAGMYAGAAGTLGRGPVTNNALLAINRVGTLTITNSIVGSGSLSNFAGSTVLSGSNSYTGVTVISGGSVQVAHNAALGATNGATIVQGSGQLNAFNARAIDENIVLNPADTTTMALRNGGNQVFTINGTVALNSDTAVQVDGGSTMVFSNQVSGPGALIKNVSGTLTLAGSNTFSGGLSINSGTLILANNNALGNSQVTLTSTTGGPGLSGTRVTLSGGVTIPATKSLTLPSSGSGTVRSALVGTGAGVTNVWSGPITLTGDSDPGNQVGFGVDANSTFVISGNVTADASFPGKINIRGNGTGTGILSGTVALAPEGQIQVDDGATWVIASTGNTWGTSRIVNGTLRLGANNALPTASVITDNSRFDLAGFNQAIAGLSAGVAITNSSLVADSTLTYATPNQSTFTGSVRDGARRLNLTIASGNLTLTSTNTLNAPRSTVTVNSGAVLQLDYVGTNRVAALVLNGVSQPVGFYSSANSGPFVGGTGVIQVANPVPTIPTTLGFSRMGNSLMLNWPAEYAGWILQAQTNSLSTGLATNWVDVAGSAAMTSTNIVIDPAAPAAFFRLRAP, from the coding sequence ATGAACAGTTCACACTTGAAACGGTTTGGCTTTCTAAGCGCAATCATCGGCGCCGGCGTGGCGACAGCGCCCGCGGCGGACATCTCTCTGACGGCGAACGACCCATTTGGAGAGTCGTCCTTCAACACATCGGGGACATGGCAGAATGCCGCGCCTCCCAGTCCTGGAAATGATTACTTCACCGGCAACTTCCGCATGCGCACCCCCGCGGATGGAAATAGTTACACGTTCGGTGGCAATTCGCTCGCCGCTAACAATACTCCTGCGGCCGACGCTTCGGCTGGGATAGGATACAAAGGATTGGGAACGAACGGCGTCCTTACGGCAAACTGGGTGCTCGATGGGGGACAGATTTATCACCTGAACGGGGTCACCGATCTCTTCCAGCTCGCGGGAACCTTGACCATCACTCCCAATGGCGGTGAGTTGTGGGCAAAGCAGGGTGATCTTCTCGTGCTGGCGCCCATCACTGGCGCAGGCCCTCTGACCATTCCAGCCACCGATGCTCCTGCTGAAACAGGGGCGCGATTCGTGAACCTGCGCGGGAACAACTCTGGTTACACAGGCGTGATCACGCTCATTGGAAAGCTGAGTGTGATTGCAGAAGAGAATCTCGGCGGCAACCCGTCAACGCTCGTGCCGAACCAACTTGCGTTCGAAGGCGGCATTCTCAGCACCACCAATACATTCACCATCGATGACGCCAATCGCGGGCTCAATGTCGGAGCCAGCGGCACGATCAATGTGAGCAACCCCGACACGAATACTGTTTCGGTTCTCACCATATCCAGCCCCCTTTCGGGCTTTGGTGGGTTAACGAAGACGGGCAATGGAACGCTGGCGCTTTCCGGCGCGAACAACGAGTTCTTTGGCGGGGTGACGGTTTCCGCAGGGCGGCTCAACCTTCAAAGTCCAACGGCCCTCGGTTTCGGAACGCTCACGTTGAACGCTGGTGCGCTTTTGGACAATGCCAGCGGCGGAGACATAACGCTGGTTAACAACAATCCGCAAACATGGACCGGTAACTTCTCCTTTGTTGGAACTCGCAACCTCGACATGGGGACCGGAGGTGCCGCCCTGAACGCCAATGTCGCGGTGACGGTATCGAACCAGACACTCACAGTCGGCGCCATCACTGATGATGGCGGCTTGCGCAGCCTCACGAAGCAAGGTCCCGGCACTCTGGCTATCAACGGCGGAGCGTTCTACGGCGGCAGCACGTTCGTGAACGAAGGTGTTCTGTCCCTGATCGGGAACGTCTTCATCAGCAGCCCGGTTGTTAACATCGCATCCAACGCGGTGTTGAACGTGGGCGGGAGCGGCCTGCTTCTGAACAGCGGCCAGGTCCTCACTGGCGGCGGGACTGTCAACGGAACTGTTTCCGACAGCGCAGGTGCCACAATCGATCCTGGAGCGGGAATCGGGACGCTCGCTGTAAATGGAAATCTCACGTTGAACGGCGGAACCGTGAATTTTCAACTGAGCGGCGCCACCACACCAGGCGCCGGCGTTAATGACCTCGTAACAGTTTCCGGCCAGTTGAATGCCGCGGGTCCAGCCACCGTGAATGTTATCGGCACCCCGGCTGTGGGCACTTACACGTTATTTGATTACGGAACGTTCTCTGGAAACCTGGCCAATCTGACGGTGCCGCCTGGTTTCGCGCTAAATAACAACGTCGCAGCGGGAACTATTGAACTCGTCGTGACCCATGTGCCCCAGGCACTGACCTGGCAGGGTGACGGAACTGCAAACGTGTGGGACCTCGGGATTACCCCTAACTTTCGACTGAATGGAACTCCGCAGCCGTTCTTTACTGGGGACGCGGTGACGTTTGACAATACGGGGTCCGGCGTTCCGCCGGTCAACCTGGCCGGGGATCTCTCACCGTCGTCGGTCGTGGTGAACAGCTCGCAAAACTATACGTTCACGGGTGGCGGCCTGCTGACCGGCAGCCTGACAAAGAGCGGAACGGGAACACTCGTCCTGGATAACACAAATTCCTATACCGGCGCCACGGTGATCAATGGCGGCATCCTGCAACTCGGCGATCCCGCGGGAATGTATGCGGGTGCGGCAGGAACACTGGGCCGCGGGCCTGTGACAAACAATGCGCTGCTGGCTATCAACCGCGTCGGCACCCTGACGATCACCAATTCAATCGTCGGTTCGGGCAGTCTCTCGAACTTTGCTGGAAGCACGGTATTGTCCGGAAGCAACAGTTACACGGGCGTCACGGTGATCAGCGGCGGTTCGGTCCAGGTGGCGCACAACGCAGCGCTTGGCGCAACGAATGGCGCCACGATTGTGCAAGGGAGCGGCCAATTGAATGCCTTTAATGCGCGCGCGATCGATGAAAACATTGTCCTCAATCCAGCGGACACAACCACCATGGCACTGCGCAACGGTGGAAATCAGGTCTTTACGATCAATGGCACCGTCGCGTTGAACAGTGACACTGCCGTCCAGGTCGACGGCGGTTCCACAATGGTGTTCTCGAACCAGGTCAGCGGCCCTGGCGCTCTGATCAAAAATGTAAGTGGAACCCTTACGCTGGCGGGCTCGAACACGTTCAGTGGCGGTCTTTCCATCAACTCCGGGACGTTGATCCTTGCCAATAATAATGCGCTCGGCAACTCGCAGGTAACGCTCACGAGCACGACGGGCGGCCCGGGCCTTAGCGGCACGCGCGTCACTCTGTCCGGCGGCGTGACCATTCCCGCAACGAAGTCGCTCACGTTGCCGTCTTCCGGTTCCGGAACCGTTCGTTCGGCACTCGTCGGCACGGGCGCTGGCGTGACGAATGTCTGGAGCGGGCCCATCACCTTGACTGGCGATTCCGACCCAGGCAACCAGGTCGGCTTTGGAGTTGATGCGAACTCGACCTTTGTGATCAGTGGGAACGTCACAGCGGACGCAAGCTTCCCTGGAAAGATTAACATTCGAGGGAACGGCACGGGCACCGGCATCCTATCTGGAACTGTTGCCCTGGCACCCGAAGGCCAGATCCAGGTGGACGACGGTGCCACGTGGGTCATCGCCTCGACAGGCAACACTTGGGGCACCAGCCGCATCGTGAACGGCACCCTGCGATTGGGAGCGAACAACGCGTTGCCGACGGCGTCCGTGATCACCGACAATTCGCGATTCGACCTTGCAGGCTTCAACCAAGCGATTGCAGGTCTCAGCGCGGGTGTGGCGATCACCAACAGCAGCCTGGTTGCGGATTCCACGTTGACCTACGCGACTCCGAATCAATCGACCTTCACCGGTTCAGTTCGAGACGGAGCACGCAGGTTGAACCTGACGATCGCGTCAGGAAATCTCACGCTTACAAGTACGAACACGTTGAATGCTCCACGATCGACCGTCACTGTGAACAGTGGCGCAGTGTTGCAATTGGATTATGTCGGAACGAACCGGGTGGCTGCGCTCGTGTTGAACGGTGTGAGCCAGCCGGTTGGGTTCTACAGCAGTGCGAACAGCGGCCCGTTCGTTGGCGGCACGGGCGTCATTCAGGTCGCGAACCCAGTTCCGACTATTCCCACCACCCTGGGCTTCAGCCGGATGGGCAACAGCCTGATGCTCAACTGGCCGGCTGAATACGCAGGCTGGATACTGCAGGCTCAAACCAACAGCTTGAGCACGGGGTTGGCGACGAATTGGGTCGATGTCGCGGGCAGCGCCGCGATGACGTCGACCAACATTGTGATCGACCCCGCCGCGCCTGCCGCCTTTTTTCGGCTCCGCGCTCCGTAA
- a CDS encoding peptide chain release factor 3: protein MDIAKEIQKRRTFAIISHPDAGKTTLTEKLLLYGGAVQLAGSVTARKNQRATTSDWMELEKKRGISISSTVLQFEYNGYRINLLDTPGHKDFSEDTYRVLTAVDSVVMVIDSAKGIEPQTRKLFEVCRQRGVPIFTFMNKCDRPMKNPLELIDELERVLGIGAFPVNWPIGNGFEFQGIYDRQTKQFHLFERTVGGMHRAPVSVGGIEDAEIRDRLSDETFRKTVEELEMLEMAGHGFDEAAVLAGKTTPVFFGSGVNNFGVQLLLDGFLKHSPPPKPRVMAGIEVSPENPAFSGFIFKIQANMDPRHRDRIAFIRVCSGKFERDMTVHHSRSEKKVRLSSSHKIFGNERETVDEAFPGDVIGLVGHDSFGIGDTLTTDPSISYKEIPRFTPEAFAYLHNPNTAKYKQFRQGLEQLLQEGVIQALYVRDSGQKIPLLAAVGPLQFEVVQYRLESEYGAESRLESAPWTVVRWLPTDINEERLDQLSLPTGARLAYDMGKNPVVLFQNDWSANYFSDTNKGVELSAQPVQTARES, encoded by the coding sequence GTGGATATCGCCAAAGAAATTCAGAAACGACGCACGTTCGCCATCATCTCACATCCTGATGCCGGCAAGACCACGCTGACGGAGAAGTTGCTGTTGTACGGCGGCGCGGTGCAGTTGGCGGGTTCCGTGACCGCGCGCAAGAATCAGCGCGCCACGACGTCCGACTGGATGGAACTCGAAAAGAAGCGCGGCATTTCAATCAGCTCCACGGTCCTGCAGTTCGAATACAACGGGTATCGCATCAACCTTCTCGATACCCCCGGACACAAAGATTTTTCCGAGGACACGTACCGCGTGCTGACGGCAGTGGATTCGGTGGTGATGGTGATTGATTCCGCGAAAGGCATCGAACCGCAGACACGCAAGCTCTTCGAGGTCTGCCGCCAGCGCGGAGTGCCGATCTTCACGTTCATGAACAAGTGTGATCGCCCGATGAAGAACCCCCTTGAGCTGATCGATGAACTCGAGCGGGTGCTGGGGATTGGCGCATTTCCGGTAAACTGGCCAATCGGGAACGGCTTTGAATTTCAGGGCATTTATGATCGGCAAACAAAGCAGTTTCACCTGTTCGAACGAACGGTTGGAGGAATGCATCGTGCGCCCGTTTCAGTGGGCGGCATTGAAGACGCGGAAATCCGCGATCGATTGAGCGACGAAACCTTTCGCAAAACCGTTGAGGAGCTCGAGATGCTCGAAATGGCGGGACACGGATTTGACGAAGCTGCCGTGCTGGCTGGGAAAACAACGCCCGTGTTCTTCGGCAGCGGCGTCAACAACTTTGGTGTGCAGCTGTTGCTGGATGGATTCTTAAAGCATTCGCCACCGCCCAAGCCGCGTGTCATGGCGGGTATCGAAGTTTCACCGGAAAATCCCGCCTTCTCCGGTTTTATCTTCAAGATCCAGGCAAACATGGATCCGCGTCACAGGGATCGCATTGCGTTCATTCGCGTTTGTTCCGGCAAATTTGAACGCGACATGACCGTGCATCATTCGCGTTCCGAGAAGAAGGTTCGCCTTTCGAGTTCGCACAAGATTTTCGGCAACGAACGGGAAACCGTGGATGAGGCATTTCCCGGCGATGTAATTGGTCTCGTCGGCCATGACAGCTTTGGCATCGGCGACACGCTGACAACGGATCCGAGCATCAGCTACAAGGAGATTCCGCGGTTTACTCCCGAGGCGTTTGCCTATCTGCACAATCCCAACACAGCCAAATACAAACAGTTTCGACAGGGCCTTGAGCAACTGCTTCAGGAGGGCGTGATCCAGGCCCTGTACGTGCGTGACTCGGGCCAAAAAATCCCGCTCCTCGCCGCCGTCGGACCTTTGCAATTCGAGGTGGTGCAGTATCGGCTGGAAAGCGAATACGGGGCCGAATCGCGGTTAGAATCCGCCCCCTGGACGGTTGTGCGATGGCTGCCCACGGATATCAACGAGGAGCGACTCGATCAACTGTCACTGCCGACTGGGGCGCGACTGGCGTACGACATGGGCAAAAATCCAGTGGTGCTGTTTCAAAATGACTGGTCCGCGAATTATTTTAGCGATACGAACAAGGGGGTTGAGCTTTCGGCACAGCCGGTGCAGACCGCACGCGAGAGTTGA
- a CDS encoding VOC family protein: protein MQSKPNPIPKGFHSVTPYLAIKGASEAIEFYKRALGATERFRLPGPDGKTVGHAELVIGDSIIMVADEFPGMNTSPTTVKATTVCFAVYVENVDQAFEKAIKAGGTVRYPVENKFWGDRAGTFEDPFGHQWSLMTHVEDVPPHEMERRMKEECGKMAEMSKG from the coding sequence ATGCAATCGAAACCAAATCCTATTCCCAAGGGCTTTCACTCTGTCACTCCATACCTTGCGATCAAGGGCGCCTCCGAAGCCATTGAGTTCTACAAACGGGCGCTCGGCGCCACCGAACGGTTCCGATTACCTGGACCGGACGGCAAAACTGTCGGCCACGCCGAACTCGTCATTGGCGATTCCATAATCATGGTAGCGGACGAGTTCCCTGGGATGAATACATCGCCCACAACCGTGAAGGCCACCACCGTGTGCTTTGCGGTTTACGTTGAGAATGTCGATCAGGCTTTTGAGAAGGCCATCAAGGCAGGAGGAACCGTGAGATACCCTGTCGAAAATAAATTCTGGGGCGATCGCGCGGGAACATTTGAAGATCCGTTTGGGCATCAATGGTCGCTGATGACCCACGTCGAGGACGTGCCTCCGCACGAAATGGAACGCCGCATGAAGGAAGAATGCGGCAAGATGGCTGAGATGTCCAAGGGTTGA